TCCAGAGTGGTGATGTCGGAGCTCTGGACCACGGAGAGCGGGGGCGCGTCGCCGCGGCGCGCGCATGCCGCGGCGCAGACGAGCGCCGCCGGCGCCAGGAGGCGGATGGTCCACCGGAACGTCGATTTCATCGGGCGGCTCAGGTGCGGCGAGTATATCGCACCGGTCGGGCGCCGAGCCGCGGTATAGAATGGAGACCGTCAGCATCGAGAAGCAGCCGAGAAGCAGATGAAGCAGGGGTCCCGGTGGGCACCGATCCTCGCACTCGCGGTCTGGGCCGGCGGTTGCTCCCGGCCGCAGCCTCCCGCCGCGACGCACCTCGCGATCGGACAGCTGACGTCGGCGACGACGCTCGATCCCCATCTCCAGGACGACGAGCGGACCTACTCCACGCTCGACCACTTCTACGACAAGCTCGTCGGGTTCGGGCCGGAGATGCAGATCGTGCCGGAGCTCGCCGTGCGATGGGAGAACCTTTCCGACACCGAGTGGCGATTCCACCTGCGGCGCGGCGTGGTTTTCCACGACGGGCGGCCGTTCGGAGCCGAGGACGTCAAGACGTCGATCCGTCGGGCGCAGACGCTCGCGGGATCGATGGTGAGCTACTACGTCCAGTCGATCCGAGAGGTCCGCGTCATCGACGACCTGACGGTCGCGCTGCTGACCCGTGACCCGAGCCCGGTGCTCCTGAACAAGCTGGTCTTCATCGCGATCGTCCCGCGCGACACCGCGGAGGCGCCGATCACGAATCCGGTGGGGACGGGTCCGTATCGCTTCGTCGGCGGAGCGCCCGGCCAGACGATCGAGGGGCGGCGATTCCGGCGGTTCTGGGGGCCGCGGCCGGAATTCGACCGGGTGCGGATCGTCTCTCTTCCGGATGCGCGGGAACGGGCGCGTGCGGTGCTCGACGGGCAGGTGGATGCCGTGGGCCGTTTCCCGGAGGAGTTCTGGGAGTGGGCGTCGGGCCAGAAAACGATGCGGCTCGTCTCCCGTCAGGGGATCTCCGAGGTGCTGCTCGGTTTCTCCGTC
The sequence above is a segment of the Thermoanaerobaculia bacterium genome. Coding sequences within it:
- a CDS encoding ABC transporter substrate-binding protein, producing MKQGSRWAPILALAVWAGGCSRPQPPAATHLAIGQLTSATTLDPHLQDDERTYSTLDHFYDKLVGFGPEMQIVPELAVRWENLSDTEWRFHLRRGVVFHDGRPFGAEDVKTSIRRAQTLAGSMVSYYVQSIREVRVIDDLTVALLTRDPSPVLLNKLVFIAIVPRDTAEAPITNPVGTGPYRFVGGAPGQTIEGRRFRRFWGPRPEFDRVRIVSLPDARERARAVLDGQVDAVGRFPEEFWEWASGQKTMRLVSRQGISEVLLGFSVKPGSPFADPRVREAVALSVDRKEIAVSGLKGLAAPLDQLVPPSVFGYSSRLSPMPFDPARARRLLAEAGVGGGFETPILVPDYLRGIADVLQKRLAALGIRLKPDVRPFSEFNRKWRGEDVPMTLFGWGAATGDASDFLDALLHSPENGYGRSNRFGYANPEMDRLIELSDRTLDPAARQESITNAQEILRRDLPFIPLVLRYDLYALRRNLVWTPRPDRKVRAFDFKLAQPAG